Genomic segment of Deinococcota bacterium:
GGGTGGGTTTGTTCTTGGAGCAATGTTTGCTCAATACGACGCCTGCTCGAGCCTAAGCCCCGGCACCCCCGCCATCAGCCAGGTGACGACGGCGTGAACGGCGCCCTTGACGGTCCTGGTGATGACCGGGTCGCCGAAGGACTCGAGCGAGACCACCAACCCCCCCTCCTCCTTGGGCCGCACCGCCACCAGGACCCCCTGCTGCAGGTCGGGCTCGTCCACGGTGGCGCGAAAGAGCAGGCGCGCGCCGTGTTCGCCGCCCAGGCTGCGGCAGAGTTCCAAGAGGATGACGTGGCCGTCGGCGTAGGGACAGACCTGTTTGCTAAACTCGAGGCTTTCGGGCAGCTTGCCCGACAGAACCGCGTGGGGCATGGCTTCTCTCTCCAGGTTAGGGTGCGGATTCGCCAGCGGCGTCACCAGGCGAAACCGCCGGTAGTAGAGGAGCTTGCCCTGCGCCCTCCACTTGAGCGCGTACTTCGTCTCGAAGACCGCCTCGGGCGGCTCGGCCTCCTCGACCGCGTAGCGGCCCGAGCTGTCGGCTTCGCCAACGGCAAAGGCCAGATAGTCGGGGTGATCGGTCGCCAGCTTGAGGGCGCCGCCGGGCCTCAGCCGGCCCGCCGCCAGCTCAAAGAAGCTCCGTTGCAGGAGGCGGTTCTCGGCGTGCCGTTCCTTGGGCCAGGGGTCCGGGAAGTTGACGGTGATGCTCGACAGCGAAGCCGGCGCGAAGAGCGCGCGCAGGGCGAACTGCGCGCTCACCTTGACGATGCGGACGTTGCCCAGCCCGGCGTCCCGCACCCGCCTCATGGCGCGCAGGATGCTGGCGCCGGAAATCTCCAGGCCGACGAAGCGGGTTTCGGGCTCGCGCAGGGCGCGAAAGACGGTGTAGCGGCCATCACCAAAGCCGATCTCGAGCTCGAGGGGGCCGGGCGCGCCGAACTCGGCCTCCCAGTCGAGCGGCAACGGCCGCTTGCGCCACAAGAGCAGCGGCGCACTCATGCCGGGCAGGGTATGGCGAAAGGTGCAGGACCCACAACCGCAGCGCGGCTGAGAGGGAGGTGGCGCGAGGGGAGGCCCGTACGTCCGGTCACGGCCCCAGTCTAACCCGCGGCTAGCCCGGCCCGGTCCAACGTGGCGCGAGCTCGACCGTGGCGCACACGACCTCCTCCTCGTCGTCGCTCTCGGCCACCGCTAGGAGGCCGGGATAGCCCTCGAGCGCCGCGTCATGAAGGGCGGTGTCGTGAAAGCGGGTGTTGGCGACGATGCTCGAGCGCCCCCTGGGCTCGAGGTCGTAGACCGCACCCACCAGCATCGGGTTGACGCCGTACTGGAGGTAGAGGCGGTCCTGAAGCCCAGCCCTCAGGCCGTAGGAAAACCAGGCGCTCTCCTCGCTGTGCCTGGGGTCGGCGGGCCACGCCCTCTGCCAGGGCGCGTGGTTGGCGCTCGGCTGCACCACCACCCGGGCGCCCAAGCCGTCGAGCCGGTCCATCACCGAGCCGTAAAAGGCGTCGAGGCAGATTGCCACCCCGACCCGGCCGAGCGGGGTCTCGAAGGTATGGACGCCCGCGGGCGAGCCGCCCCGCAGCCGCGCCCTCAGCTCGGCGGGCGTGAGGTAGCTCTTGGTGGTGCGGTCGAGGAGGCGCCCGCTGGGGCTGAAGGTAAAGGCGGTGTTGAAAACCTGGGGGCTGGTGACGTAGAGCCCGCGCGACGCTTCCTCCTCGAGCTGGGGCAAGAAGATGCTGCCGGCGACGATGGTGGCCTGGTAACGCCGGGCCGCCGCGGAGAAGGCCGCCCGGTAGGCCAGATAAGCCTCCTTGGCGCGCGTGAGGTAGAGCGCCCCGAGCGGACCGGTCCGGTGCCGCAGAGCGGCGGCCAAGACGCCGCGCCGCTCGCGCAGCAAGAGGGCGCGAGCGGCGGCGTAGGCGGTCTCGTGGGCGGTCTCGTGGCCGGCCCTGGCCGGCCGCCCCTCAGCCCCCAGGGCCAGCAGCAGGGGAAAGCCGATAGCCTCGGGAAAGGCGAAGAGCTTGGCCGCCCCGTCCAGACCCTGGGCGGCCCGCGCGCAGAGGGCGTCGATCCTGGCGGCGAAGCTTTCGGCGGAAAGGTAGTCCGCCAGGGTCATGGCCGCCTGCACCGCCACGAGATGGACCCTCATGGGCAGGCCTTCATGCGTGGGCATGCGGCTGAGCCTTCATAGCCGGACCTTCATGGGGCCAGTCTACTGCCGCTCGAGCGGGTGAAGACCTTTGCTCCTCCCTTGTTGGGTTTCTCACACGTCCTGGGTATACTGGCGCGGTGTCTCGGCTTTCTCGCTACCTCCTGCTCGAGGTATCCATACTCTACGTCGTCGGCGTAGGCAGCTTCATCCTGCTCCTGATGATCGATTTTTTGACCCTGTGGGCGAGATTTCTGATCGACTTCCAGGCGCCGCTCGGGGTGATCGGCCGGCTGCTGACCTTCCAGCTTCCTTACTTTTTGCACCTGTCGCTGCCCGTCGCGGTGGTCTTCGCGATCCTCCTGGCGACGGGCCGCCTCGCCCGCGACTCCGAGCTCAAGGCCGTCTACGCCAGCGGGGTTCCGCCCCTGCGCCTGCTCGCGCCGCTGCTCCTCTTCGGCGCCGTCGTGAGCATTATTGCCGTCGTCAACAACGGCTTTTTGGAGCCCAGGGGCCAGGTCGCCTACGAACGCACCGTGGCCTCGTTCTTTTACGAGCGCCCGACCGCCGAGGTGCAGCCCGACGTGTCCTATGTCTTGGCGGACGGCAGCATCTTTTTCGCGGGGCGGCTGCGCGGGCTGGAAGACGACCTCGACCAGGCCCAGCTCCAGGGCGTCCTGGTCATCTTGCCGGACGGCAGCCAGATCAGCGCGCCCGCGGGCGTGTGGGACTCGAGGGCGCGGACCTGGGCCCTGGACGAGGCGGTGCGCAGCGCGCCGGACGCGCCGCCCGAGAGGCTCGGCGGCCACGTCCTGCCCTTCGACACCCGGCGCGGCAGCGAGCTCGTCCCCCCCAATCAGAGAAGCCTGGACGGGCTCTGGGACGAGATCCGCGCCGTGCGCGAGACCCGCGGCGACGCTAGAGAGCTGCTCTTCGAGTTTCACCGGCGCGTCGCCGACGCCTCGGGCGCCCTTATCTTCGCGCTCTTGGCGGGTACGCTCGGCCTGGGCCTGCGCGGCCGCAGCGGGGGCTTCGCCTGGACCATCGTGCTCTTGGTGGTCTTCTACTTTCTGTGGACGCTCGCCGGCGACCTTCACGACCAGCGCGTGCTCTCGCCCGCCCTGGCGGCCTGGTTCACGCCCGCCGTGGTCGGCGGTTTCGGCGCGCTCTTGGCCCTTACAAGGCTCAGGTAGCTCGTGAAGCGCTTTAGCCTCTACGTGGTAAGGGAGATCCTGCCGCTCTACCTCGCCGGTCTGGCGGTGCTCATCCTGCTCATCCTGGGCGCCTTTTTGCAGAGCGTCTTGGCCGACGTCATCGCCCGGGGCGCGAGCCCGGCGCTCCTGGCCCAGTTTCTCCTCTACAGCCTGCCCGCCGCGGCGAGCTACGGCCTGCCCTTGGCACTGCTCTTCGCCTCGCTCTTGGGCCTCACCCGGCTCAGCCAGGACAGCGAGATCAAGGCCGCCTTCGTTCTGGGCCTTAGCCCCGGCGCCTTTGCCCTGCCCATGCTGGCCCTGGGGCTGGGCGTCAGCCTCTTCGCCTTTTTGAACAACGAGCTCATCGTACCGCGCAGCAGCGCCCGGGCCCTGGAGGTCCAGAAGGACATCCTCATCCAGAGCCCCGGCACGCTTCTAGAAGAGGGCAACTTCTTCACCGACGCCCTGGGCCGCAGCGTCTATATCGAGAGCCTGGAGCCCGGCGGCGTGGTGCGAAACGTCACCGTCATCCAGTCGGGCGGCAGCGCCGGGCCCCAGGAGGTCATCCGGGCCGAGGCGGGGGTGCTCGACGAGGCGAGCGGGCTGTGGCGCTTTTCCGGCGGGCGCTTCATCACCTACCGGCGCAGCGAGGTCATCCTGGATGCGGGCTTCGCCGGCGCCGAGGTGCCGCTGCGGCGGCTGGCGGCGGCCACCGCGGGCAGCTTGGAGCTCACCCAGCTGCCGCTCCGCGAGCTCTTGGCGCGCATCGGGCGCGGCCTCGAGTCGGGCGCCCGCATGAGCGCGGAAAGAACCGCCCTGCACCGCAAGTTCGCCGAGCCCGCGGCGGCCACGGCCTTTGCCCTGCTGGCGCTGGCCGTCGGCCTGGTCTCCTTTAAGGGCACCTTCAGCCTGGGGCTGGTGAGCGTCTTCGCGCTCACCTTTCTCTACTACGCCACCTGGAGCGTCTTCAACCTGCTGGGCGCGCAGGGCACCCTGCCGCCCGAGCTGGCGGGCTGGGCGCCGGTGGCGCTCTACGGCCTGGCGGGAAGCGGCCTCTTGGCCTGGGTCTGGAGAGCCTAGATGAAGAGCATCTTTTGGGCCCTGACGCTTGTCGCGATTGGCCTCGGCGGTACCGCCCTGGGCCTCACCATCGAGATCGAGGCCGACGGCCTCGAGCAGCGCAACATCACGCTCCCCGACGGCACGGCCGCGCAGCTCGTGGTCTTGACCGGCAACCCCGCCTCGCTCAGCTTCGAGGGCGGCTTCGTCCAGGCCCAGACCTTGGAGTTCGACGTGACCAACCGGCTCCTGCGCGTGGTCGGCGAAGGCTACTACCAGGCCGAGGAGGGCAGCACCACGGGCGAGGACTTCGTGGTGGACTTGAGCAGCGAGCGCTTCAGAGCCCGTGATATCATTCTCGTCACCGCCGCCATCGACATCACCGGCCTCGAGGTGACGCGCTTTCCCGGCCAGGTAGACGTGCTCTCGGGCTCGTTCAGCCCCTGCGGTCGCTGCGCCCAGCGCAGCGAGGACTATTCCTTTCACGCCGAGAGCCTGCGCCTCTACCCGGGCGACCGCATCGTCGCCACGGGGGTGACGGTGATGCTCCGCGGCGCGGCCATCTTCACCCTGCCGCTCATGGTCTACCCGCTCGGGCCCGAAGAGCGGCGGCCGCGGCTGTCCGTCGCCCAGGGAACGGCCACGGTACGCGCCGAGGCCAGCCTCGACTGGCCCTACACCGCGGGCGCGGGCGCCTTTGGGCTGCTCTCCTTGCGCTACTGGGCCGACGTGACGCCGGGCGGGGGCACCTTCTTCAGCGAGAACCTGCTGGGCGGCGGCGTCGACACCCACTACCTGGGCGGCAGCATTCTCCACCGCTACTACACCGACGAGGCCGAGGGCGAACTCGACGTCGGCTTTACCCCTTACTTCCAGGGCGCCACCCCGGACCTGGACCAGCGCGAGCGGTTCCGGCTGCGCTGGCGCCACGACTCGCTGCCAGACCTGTCGCTGCCAGACCCGGGCGCTCCGCAAGACCCGGGCGCCGGCGGCGACGCGCCGCGCATCGCTATCCTGGTCGAGCGCGACGACGCGCGGCGAGAGCGGCTCAGCGAGTACCGCTTCAGCGCCGACAGGCTGCTGGGCGATTTCCAGTTGCGCTTTTTAAGCCGCGGCTACATCGACCATGAGCCCGAGCTCGGCCTGCGCCTGCCCTCTTACCTCACCTTCAACACCCCCGAGCGCACCTTTGGGCAGCTCAGCGTAAGGAGCCGCGAGGGCGTCAGCTTCAGCGCCGGACCCTTCGTGGCCAGCAACCTCGAGCTCGACCTGGGCGTCTTCGAGGACAGCAGCAACCGCCTTAGCCGCGGGGCGGTTACCCAGGGGGAGCGGCTCAGCGAGGGCCGGCTGTTGCAGGGCAGCAGCGTGCGCCTGTCGCCGGTGAGCCCCTGGGCGGGCCTCACCATCGACGGCTTGAACACCTTCCGCGGCCAGTACTACACCACCGGCGAGCGCCTGGTGCAGTGGAACAGCCGTTTGAACGCGCTCCAGGACTTCGGCGGCCTGGGCAGCCTGAACGTCACCTTCCAGCGCCTCGTCAGCGAGGGCGAGACGCCGTTTAACTTCGACGCCCTCACCCCGGCGAGCCGCACCGAGCTCAGCGGGACGCTCTCCTTGCGGCCGCTGCCCTGGCTCAGCCTGGGCCTGCGCGAGACCTACGTCTTCGTGGACACCAGGCGTCCCGACGCGGTCGGACCCGGTCCGCTCGAGACCACCCTCACGCTCTTCGAGAACCTGAACTGGCTGAGCCTGGTCCTGCGCAACGTCTACGATGTTCAAGAGGGCGATCCGGGCGAGTTGCGCGCCGAACTCGCCCTGCGCCAGGCGCCCTTCACGCTCGAGCTGAGCCACATCCAGGATCTAGACCCCCAGAGCCTCTCGCGCCAGCTGGACGAGGCGGTAGACACCACCCGCACCACCGGCCGCTTCGGCTTCAGCCTCCAGCCCTACCTCCAAATCGACGCGCGGTCGGGCTATACCTACGCCCCCGCCGCCCCCGCCGCGGACGGTGTCTTCGAGTTCTGGGACCCGCTGCGCCTGGTGGTGACCGCCGGCAGCATCGAGCAGGCCGCCCTGCTTGGCACCCTCGCCCTGCCCGGTGCCCGGGTGACCTACGTCCGCGACGTAAACCGCGGCGAGACGCAGCAGCTCGGCCTCGAGTTCGCCGCCTCCTTAGACCCCTTCGAGCTCTACTTGCGCCAGGAGCTCGACTTCGTCCAGAATCGCTTGGGCAACTCCCGCTACGTGTTCAACTGGCGCGGCGTCTTGGGCTTCGAGGCCACCGGCTTCGCCGCCCTGCCGCTCGAGTGGTTCGGCCTCACGCCCGACCCCCTGGCCGCGCAAAACTGGGTCTTTCAGCTCCGCGACCTGCAGCGCCCGGACGGGGTCGAGGCCTGGAGCCTGCGCTACAGCACCACCTTCAAC
This window contains:
- a CDS encoding LptF/LptG family permease; amino-acid sequence: MKRFSLYVVREILPLYLAGLAVLILLILGAFLQSVLADVIARGASPALLAQFLLYSLPAAASYGLPLALLFASLLGLTRLSQDSEIKAAFVLGLSPGAFALPMLALGLGVSLFAFLNNELIVPRSSARALEVQKDILIQSPGTLLEEGNFFTDALGRSVYIESLEPGGVVRNVTVIQSGGSAGPQEVIRAEAGVLDEASGLWRFSGGRFITYRRSEVILDAGFAGAEVPLRRLAAATAGSLELTQLPLRELLARIGRGLESGARMSAERTALHRKFAEPAAATAFALLALAVGLVSFKGTFSLGLVSVFALTFLYYATWSVFNLLGAQGTLPPELAGWAPVALYGLAGSGLLAWVWRA
- a CDS encoding tRNA (guanine-N7)-methyltransferase translates to MSAPLLLWRKRPLPLDWEAEFGAPGPLELEIGFGDGRYTVFRALREPETRFVGLEISGASILRAMRRVRDAGLGNVRIVKVSAQFALRALFAPASLSSITVNFPDPWPKERHAENRLLQRSFFELAAGRLRPGGALKLATDHPDYLAFAVGEADSSGRYAVEEAEPPEAVFETKYALKWRAQGKLLYYRRFRLVTPLANPHPNLEREAMPHAVLSGKLPESLEFSKQVCPYADGHVILLELCRSLGGEHGARLLFRATVDEPDLQQGVLVAVRPKEEGGLVVSLESFGDPVITRTVKGAVHAVVTWLMAGVPGLRLEQASY
- a CDS encoding nitrilase, which translates into the protein MPTHEGLPMRVHLVAVQAAMTLADYLSAESFAARIDALCARAAQGLDGAAKLFAFPEAIGFPLLLALGAEGRPARAGHETAHETAYAAARALLLRERRGVLAAALRHRTGPLGALYLTRAKEAYLAYRAAFSAAARRYQATIVAGSIFLPQLEEEASRGLYVTSPQVFNTAFTFSPSGRLLDRTTKSYLTPAELRARLRGGSPAGVHTFETPLGRVGVAICLDAFYGSVMDRLDGLGARVVVQPSANHAPWQRAWPADPRHSEESAWFSYGLRAGLQDRLYLQYGVNPMLVGAVYDLEPRGRSSIVANTRFHDTALHDAALEGYPGLLAVAESDDEEEVVCATVELAPRWTGPG
- a CDS encoding LptF/LptG family permease; its protein translation is MSRLSRYLLLEVSILYVVGVGSFILLLMIDFLTLWARFLIDFQAPLGVIGRLLTFQLPYFLHLSLPVAVVFAILLATGRLARDSELKAVYASGVPPLRLLAPLLLFGAVVSIIAVVNNGFLEPRGQVAYERTVASFFYERPTAEVQPDVSYVLADGSIFFAGRLRGLEDDLDQAQLQGVLVILPDGSQISAPAGVWDSRARTWALDEAVRSAPDAPPERLGGHVLPFDTRRGSELVPPNQRSLDGLWDEIRAVRETRGDARELLFEFHRRVADASGALIFALLAGTLGLGLRGRSGGFAWTIVLLVVFYFLWTLAGDLHDQRVLSPALAAWFTPAVVGGFGALLALTRLR